The following is a genomic window from Pseudomonadota bacterium.
GCTCAAGCGGATGGATCAGATCGATCCGCAATTCGGAGCGCCCGTCAGATCCCCCTTTCGAGTACGCCGCGTGCCTCGAGTCGCCCAGCCGTGACTGCAGATCCGACCGAAGCGCCCAGCACCAGTGCTACAACGGCCAGGTTTGATGCCAGCACCAGCCGTAGGCCCTCTCCACGGCCTGGCCCTGCCACGAATAGGCTGAACCCCAGGGCCGCAGCCAAGGTGTGACTGGTCACCTGCCACAGGGCAACGCGATGGGTCCAGCGGCGCAGGAGCGCGTCGTCCGGGTCGTGGGCGGTGATGATCGACGGCACCAGCAGGCTGGCCAACGGCAGCCAGAAGACGGTCACCACCCCCAGGAGCAGCGCTCCCAGCGACTTGGCCACGATCAGACCCGAGAAGATCAGCGTGCACGCTTGGAGATCCTGACGTGCTATGGCGGGGCGAACGCGCGTCAGCGGCCAGGTCCGATCGAGTGCCTGGAGCTTCTGGCGGTGAGCCAACTCGCCGACCCTCATCAGCGGCGTCCAGCCGGCAAGCCGTCCGCCCAGGTGCAGCAGGAGCACCGACGCGGATTGCGTGAGGAACCAGGAGAGTAGGAAGAGGCCCACCAAGGAGTTCATCGCTCCGCTAATCTCCTCCCGATCCGCCCCTCCCAGGGCTCGGGCCTACGTGGGCTGATCGGTCGGGCGCATGAGGATGTCGTGAATGGCCACGTGGGCGGGCGCCTCGAGGGCGTGCATCACGGTGGCCGCGACATCCTCAGGTTGTATCACCTTATAGTGGCCATAGGTGCCGGCCGCCGCGTCACGGGACCCTTCGAACACCTGGGCGAACTCCGTCTCGACGTAGCCCGGGCTCACGGCCGTGATACGAATGCCGCTGCCCAGCTCCCGTAGTTCCTGGCGCAGCCCTTCGGTGAGCGAGCGAACGGCGAACTTGGTCGCCGAGTAGACGCCGCTACCACCGGGCACACGATGCGCCGCCATCGAGGAGATGTGCACGACATGGCCGTGGTCACCGCGTTCGCGCATGTCGGCGATCGACTCCTGGGTGCAGATGCACAACCCGAGGACGTTGACCTCGAGCATCTCGCGCCAGGCGTCGGCGTGGTCGCCGGTGAGCGGCGCGCGGCGACCCAGGCCGCCCGCGTTAATGAGGATGTCGACACCGCCCCATGCGTCGCGGATCGCCCGGAACGCGCCGCGGATTTCGTGCTCCTGGCGCAAGTCGGCCGAACAGACTAGGGATTGCTGCGGGTCGTGGGCGGCGGCGAGTTGCGTCAAACGCTCTTGGCGGCGCGCGAGCAGCGCCACTCTGGTGCCACGCTCGAGGAGGGCTGTCGCCACGGCGGTGCCGATGCCGCTGGAGGCGCCGGTGACCAGCGCCACGCGTTGATCCAGGGGGGTGTTCATCGCGCCGAGTATAGACTAGTGGCCTGTCCATCGAACGGGGAGTGTCGCTCATGCCCGTCGCAAGGCCGTTGGTGCATTGGCGCAACGCTCACGCTTGATTTACCTTGTACGGAGATTCGCTACTGTGCGTGGGCACACGGCCGTCGAGCTGTCCGGGCACTTCGCCAATGGCCTGCGCATGACGCTGGTTGGCCAAGCGACTATCCGCAACGCGGAACCGGTAAATCAGGAGAGCTTCAGTATGACCATACGCCAACGGGTGTGCTCCTTCTCGAGCACGCTCCGGATCGTTGCCATCGTCGGGTGCCTGGTGTGGTCGGTCGTGACGCACGCCACCATGCAGATTGACGATGCACTGACCTACAAGGGAAAGAAACTCGACATCAGAGAGTTGCCGCTCGAGCAACTCTACTCCCGCTCGTTTCTGGAGTCGGCCCTGCGAATCCCCGAAGCGCGATGTTCAGCCAGTTGGCGGGGCTATCAGGCGTTCTGGGCGATACGGGCGAAGAAGCTGTTACTAACCAAACTGCTAGTAGACCCTTGCTTAGCCGATAGTGCCAGGGCTGTCCCGGCGCGCGCCCTCCGCCTGGGGCAGCCGTATCCAATCCATGCCGTCTGGTACACCGGCGTTCTCAACGTCCACGCAGGGTGGGACGCGGAACCGCAACGCATTCAGATCCGGGACGGCGTGGTGATCACCGACGTGCCCGTGGCAGATCCGTGACCCTGCGACGCGGCGTAGTCGCTCTCCTCGCCAGCTGCGTTTGTCTTTCGACGCCGGCGATGGCGATGACCCCAAGCCCCGGGTGTGGGTCCGAGGAGCTGGAGAGCGGTACCTACACGATGGAACACGATGGGCTCACGCGTATCTTCCGCGTGCATGTTCCACAGGGCTACGACCTCAACGAACCTTCGAAGCTCATCACGATCTTTCACGGCTGGGGCGGCAACGAGAACGAGTTTCTCGACAACGCCAAGGTCACCTCTGAAGCTGACGCCCGCGGGTACATTCTTGTCGCGCCGCGTGGCCTTGGTTCCGGCGCGCCGGATAGAAGGCTCAATGCCTGGTCGTTTCCCGGTTCGACCTCGGGTCTGGATGGGGACGGGTTCAATCGAGACGTCCCAGGCGACACCGCCGCCATCTGCGACCCTCAGATGACGCCCGACTACACTTACCCGTCATGTGCGGAGACGGCTGCCAACGAATGCTCCTGGACGCACTGCCAGAGCGATGATGTCGCGTTCGCGGTGGCGCTTACGGGACATGTCGGCGCCAGGTTGTGTGTGGATCTGGATAACGTGTTCGCCTCGGGTGGCTCGAATGGGGGTATGTTCACTTGGTCGCTTGGGCAGGCGCCGGCTGGCGCCCCTACCTTCCGAGCCATCGCGCCGCTCATTGGGCTACCGCATCGAGCTTACCTGGCTGGCCCGGGAAAGCCGGGGGATCTGCCAGTGCTGCTGGTCACCGGAAGGCGGGATACGACTGTACCTCCTGGTCGTTGGCGCAACCCCTACTACACGGTCACCTCCGATGGGGATGTTTTCTATTACGCCAGTGCGACGGCCATCACTCGCGTCTGGGCACAGGCCCACGGTTGCAGCGTCACCGGCGATGCAATCCGCTTCGACGATGGGCGTGCTCAGACGGACTGTCGCAGCTACTGCGCTGGCGACGCCGGCTGGCCCCGAGTGCTCGATTGTCGCCTTACCATGGGGCACACCTACAGGCTGAATCAAACCTGGCCCTTGATTATGGACTTCTTTGATCAGCACTCGATCGAGTAGTACGCGTGCTCCCACTATCCCGGCCGTAGTCGTCTTCAGTGAAACCTAGGCGCCGCGCCGGCAGGCACGTCACCTACGACCACCTGCAAAGCGATCGCCCCATTGGCGAGCTCGAGGGGGCAAGCCCAGCCGCCGTCGACGATTTGTGCGTTGGCTGAATCGCCTGACACCAGGTTTCGGCACACCGTGACGAGGCCATCCACGCCGTTCGTAGAGCCACCTACGCTGCACGGATCTGATTCGCAGCCAACGGTGCCGACAGCGATCTGCAGCACTCGGTCGCCGCTATCAGCGACGAGCCCAGCATCGGAGCAGTTCCAGCTCGATCCGTCCGGCGAGGAAGCGGTAACGGACTGACCACTCGCCAGGTTTCGACAGATAACGGTGATCAGAGAGACATCCTCAACGGCGCCCGCGACCGGGGCGTCAGCGCCCAAGATGGTGCCGGAGAACACCATGCTTCCCTGGTCCGGACCATCTCCGCTCTCGGTGCTATTGCGCATGTTCAGTTGGTACGTCTCACCGGCCTCTAGGAGCACCACTTCGTCGATCGTGCCCGACGAGACTCCCTGCTCGCCGGCGTTCGTGTTGACGACCACCAGCTCGCGAGGGTTGAAGGGGTTGCCCGTCAGGCGCACCAGTTCCAGGGAAGCGAAATCGACGAGGCTGACGCCACCCCCATCGCTGCCCTCCCAGGTGCCGGTGAAGTGCAGCTCCGCGTCCTCGACAACGCTAAAG
Proteins encoded in this region:
- a CDS encoding SDR family NAD(P)-dependent oxidoreductase; the protein is MNTPLDQRVALVTGASSGIGTAVATALLERGTRVALLARRQERLTQLAAAHDPQQSLVCSADLRQEHEIRGAFRAIRDAWGGVDILINAGGLGRRAPLTGDHADAWREMLEVNVLGLCICTQESIADMRERGDHGHVVHISSMAAHRVPGGSGVYSATKFAVRSLTEGLRQELRELGSGIRITAVSPGYVETEFAQVFEGSRDAAAGTYGHYKVIQPEDVAATVMHALEAPAHVAIHDILMRPTDQPT